The Flexivirga oryzae genome has a segment encoding these proteins:
- a CDS encoding methyltransferase domain-containing protein, which produces MTTPLLLTCPVGLEDLVRGDLRDRHDVHSTLVSLGTIRCESPVSRDRLPAMVDRVAVPLGVPDNDLSPAQVTAVLREIDWRSYGLEDEVPFRVHLPGESSRARRDELTQAVSAALGWRNDPSHWSVNLDVSEEAMTAGTIRAELGPWAWAARFGLFERLPATTPGPVAAGLLRLAKLQDGQTLLDVCGGVGTVPVLDGLLRAGRSITVDNDTASVAAAGRNVVSHDLAGRVEVLDADASDLPLAAGTVDRVVSDLPFGKRIGSNEQNRTLYPAILREVERVLTADGRCVLLSDDKRVFAESVAKARGLKIAGERVIRYNGVTPTAYIVRRSRRQKKRGR; this is translated from the coding sequence ATGACGACTCCGCTGCTGCTGACCTGTCCGGTGGGGTTGGAGGATCTCGTACGGGGCGATCTGCGTGATCGGCACGACGTGCACTCGACGCTGGTCTCGCTGGGCACGATCCGGTGTGAGAGTCCGGTGTCACGCGACCGGCTGCCGGCCATGGTGGACCGTGTCGCGGTGCCGCTGGGTGTGCCCGACAACGACCTGTCGCCGGCGCAGGTTACGGCCGTGCTGCGGGAAATCGACTGGCGCAGCTACGGACTCGAGGATGAGGTGCCCTTCCGGGTGCACCTGCCCGGCGAAAGCTCTCGCGCGAGGCGGGACGAACTCACGCAGGCTGTTTCTGCTGCGCTCGGGTGGCGGAACGACCCGTCCCACTGGAGTGTCAACCTCGACGTCTCGGAGGAGGCCATGACAGCCGGCACTATCCGCGCCGAACTGGGCCCGTGGGCGTGGGCGGCACGTTTCGGGTTGTTCGAACGGTTGCCGGCGACAACGCCCGGACCGGTCGCCGCCGGCCTGCTGCGACTGGCCAAACTGCAGGACGGCCAGACGCTGCTGGACGTGTGTGGGGGAGTCGGCACCGTGCCCGTGCTCGACGGGCTGTTGCGCGCAGGGCGGTCGATCACCGTCGACAACGACACAGCGTCCGTGGCTGCGGCCGGACGCAACGTCGTCTCCCACGATCTCGCCGGCCGGGTCGAAGTGCTCGACGCCGACGCGTCCGACCTCCCCCTCGCGGCCGGCACGGTCGACAGGGTGGTGAGCGACCTGCCGTTCGGCAAGCGCATCGGCAGTAACGAGCAGAACCGCACGCTCTATCCGGCGATCCTGCGGGAGGTCGAAAGAGTGCTGACCGCCGACGGCCGGTGCGTCCTGCTGTCCGACGACAAGCGGGTCTTCGCCGAATCCGTTGCAAAAGCAAGAGGTTTGAAGATCGCAGGGGAGCGGGTCATCCGCTACAACGGAGTCACGCCCACGGCATACATCGTGCGGCGCAGCCGCCGCCAGAAGAAGAGAGGACGATGA